From one Cyanobacterium stanieri PCC 7202 genomic stretch:
- a CDS encoding protein of unknown function DUF6 transmembrane (PFAM: EamA-like transporter family~InterPro IPR000620~KEGG: cyt:cce_0852 hypothetical protein~PFAM: protein of unknown function DUF6 transmembrane~SPTR: Putative uncharacterized protein), whose protein sequence is MLSKLKQIPSIWQVRIILTIGVFAVSTAAIFVRLCQQETGIFSDVGFSVFIASSRLLITAIIFTPTYGNLRYIKADFRTILMAVGAGICLALHFSTWITSLSFTSVAASVTIVTTNPLWVSLLSWWLWGVKLKGRNWLGIFVALGGSVIIAFGGNSGDMAGSNPLLGAFLALLGSWFASGYILLGNQAQQRGLKIGEYVAIAYLTSALCLLPLPFIFGTGYAGYSPLVYIYLVLMAIVSQVIGHTSFNWSLRHLSPTTVSLVILLEPVGSTILAFLLFQEIPPITVLIGAIILLTGVIISEYKQHNMSNKN, encoded by the coding sequence ATGCTATCCAAATTGAAACAAATACCTAGTATTTGGCAAGTCAGAATAATTTTGACCATTGGAGTTTTTGCTGTTTCAACCGCAGCAATTTTTGTTAGACTTTGTCAACAGGAAACGGGAATATTTAGTGATGTGGGTTTCAGTGTTTTTATTGCTTCTTCACGCTTATTAATTACGGCGATTATTTTTACTCCTACCTATGGCAATTTAAGATATATTAAGGCAGATTTTCGAACGATTTTGATGGCGGTGGGGGCGGGAATTTGTCTCGCCCTACATTTTAGTACGTGGATAACCTCCCTTAGTTTTACTTCAGTGGCGGCTTCGGTGACCATTGTTACGACAAATCCTCTCTGGGTTAGTTTGTTGTCTTGGTGGTTGTGGGGAGTTAAATTGAAGGGGCGTAACTGGTTGGGAATTTTTGTCGCCCTTGGGGGTAGTGTAATAATTGCTTTTGGTGGGAATAGTGGAGATATGGCGGGGAGTAATCCTCTTTTGGGGGCATTTCTTGCCCTTTTGGGGAGTTGGTTTGCCAGTGGTTATATACTTTTGGGCAATCAGGCACAGCAACGGGGATTAAAAATTGGGGAATATGTGGCGATCGCCTATTTAACATCCGCCCTTTGTTTACTGCCTTTACCTTTCATTTTTGGCACGGGATATGCAGGTTATTCTCCTTTAGTATATATCTATTTGGTATTAATGGCGATCGTTTCTCAAGTCATCGGACATACCAGCTTCAATTGGTCACTACGTCACCTTAGCCCCACCACAGTATCATTAGTAATTTTATTAGAGCCTGTGGGTTCTACTATTTTGGCTTTTCTACTATTCCAAGAAATACCACCGATTACAGTTTTAATAGGTGCAATTATTTTATTAACAGGGGTAATTATTTCAGAATATAAACAGCATAATATGAGCAATAAAAATTAA
- a CDS encoding membrane protein of unknown function (PFAM: Membrane protein of unknown function~COGs: COG1950 membrane protein~InterPro IPR007165~KEGG: cyh:Cyan8802_2165 membrane protein of unknown function~PFAM: membrane protein of unknown function~SPTR: Putative uncharacterized protein), with product MPQFIITLVVTAVSMLVAEILLPGISIDTTLAALIGAAVFGIINAIIRPILILFTLPFTILTLGLFLFIINAICFSLVGYFTPGFSVDGFFDALFGSIIVSFVSGFLGTFFDTKD from the coding sequence ATGCCCCAGTTTATAATCACCCTAGTAGTAACAGCAGTATCGATGCTAGTTGCTGAAATATTATTGCCCGGTATATCCATTGATACCACCTTAGCCGCCCTCATTGGTGCTGCGGTTTTTGGTATCATCAATGCGATTATCCGACCCATTTTGATCCTGTTTACCCTACCTTTTACCATTCTTACCCTTGGTTTGTTCTTATTCATTATTAATGCTATTTGCTTTTCTTTGGTGGGTTATTTTACCCCCGGATTTAGTGTGGATGGTTTTTTTGACGCCCTTTTTGGGTCAATTATTGTATCCTTTGTCAGTGGATTTTTAGGTACATTTTTTGATACAAAAGACTAA
- a CDS encoding 4-hydroxy-3-methylbut-2-enyl diphosphate reductase (PFAM: LytB protein~TIGRFAM: (E)-4-hydroxy-3-methyl-but-2-enyl pyrophosphate reductase (IPP and DMAPP forming)~COGs: COG0761 Penicillin tolerance protein~InterPro IPR003451~KEGG: cyc:PCC7424_4926 4-hydroxy-3-methylbut-2-enyl diphosphate reductase~PFAM: LytB protein~PRIAM: 4-hydroxy-3-methylbut-2-enyl diphosphate reductase~SPTR: 4-hydroxy-3-methylbut-2-enyl diphosphate reductase;~TIGRFAM: hydroxymethylbutenyl pyrophosphate reductase), translated as MDTKTFKRNLQQSKNYHRKGFGHQEEVAGVLNSEYESSLIKTIRENNYQITKGEVTIRLAEAFGFCWGVERAVAMAYETRTHFPTEKIWITNEIIHNPSVNERLREMNVGFIPVIDGDKDFSVVDSGEVVILPAFGASVQEMELLNNKGCTIVDTTCPWVSKVWNSVEKHKKRSYTSIIHGKYNHEETIATSSFANTYLVVLNMDQANYVSDYILHGGDKEEFLNIFKNAHSQGFDPDKDLERVGIANQTTMLKTETEEIGRLFQQTMLKKYGPTELNEHFMSFNTICDATQERQDAMLDLVKEKLDLMVVIGGFNSSNTTHLQEIAIDYNIPSYHIDSASRIDDNNNIEYKPLKKDLEIKSGWLPKGKITVGVTSGASTPDKVVEDIIEKIFALKTMV; from the coding sequence ATGGATACTAAAACTTTTAAACGTAATTTACAGCAATCAAAAAACTATCATCGTAAAGGCTTTGGGCATCAAGAAGAAGTAGCAGGAGTTTTAAACAGTGAATATGAAAGCAGTTTAATCAAAACTATCCGAGAAAATAATTATCAAATTACCAAAGGAGAAGTTACCATTCGTTTAGCCGAAGCCTTTGGTTTTTGTTGGGGTGTGGAAAGGGCTGTGGCAATGGCCTATGAAACTCGTACCCATTTTCCCACCGAAAAAATTTGGATTACCAATGAAATTATCCATAATCCCTCAGTGAATGAGCGTTTACGGGAGATGAATGTGGGTTTTATCCCCGTCATTGATGGGGATAAAGATTTTTCTGTGGTGGATAGTGGGGAGGTGGTAATCTTACCTGCCTTTGGTGCCAGTGTACAGGAAATGGAGTTGTTAAATAACAAGGGTTGCACCATTGTGGATACCACTTGCCCTTGGGTATCGAAGGTATGGAATTCGGTGGAAAAACACAAAAAACGTAGTTACACCTCTATTATCCATGGTAAATATAACCATGAGGAAACCATCGCTACCAGTTCTTTTGCCAATACTTATTTGGTAGTATTAAACATGGATCAAGCTAATTATGTGAGTGATTATATCCTTCATGGTGGTGATAAAGAAGAATTTTTGAATATCTTTAAAAATGCTCATTCTCAAGGATTTGATCCTGATAAGGATTTAGAAAGGGTAGGTATTGCCAATCAAACCACCATGTTAAAAACTGAAACCGAGGAAATTGGGCGTTTATTTCAACAAACTATGCTCAAAAAATATGGCCCTACGGAATTAAATGAGCATTTTATGAGTTTTAACACTATCTGCGATGCTACCCAAGAAAGACAGGATGCCATGTTAGATTTAGTCAAGGAAAAATTAGATTTGATGGTGGTAATCGGTGGTTTTAACTCCTCTAATACAACCCATCTACAGGAAATTGCCATCGACTATAATATTCCTTCTTATCATATCGACAGTGCCAGTCGTATCGATGATAATAACAATATTGAATATAAACCCCTGAAAAAAGATTTAGAAATCAAGTCTGGTTGGCTTCCCAAAGGTAAAATTACCGTGGGGGTTACTTCAGGTGCTTCCACTCCTGATAAGGTTGTGGAGGATATTATTGAAAAAATCTTTGCCCTAAAAACTATGGTTTAA
- a CDS encoding major facilitator superfamily MFS_1 (PFAM: Major Facilitator Superfamily~COGs: COG2814 Arabinose efflux permease~InterPro IPR011701~KEGG: syp:SYNPCC7002_A0534 major facilitator transporter~PFAM: major facilitator superfamily MFS_1~SPTR: Transporter, major facilitator superfamily), which produces MTDKTPLDRQVWILAGGRMLLQFGTGFTLFYAPIFFVNELGFSPTSVGIALGSASISGIVGRFLGGSWSDSPAWGRKKTLLLSAFISAFADVFLASTYNYPTLLIGNLLMGLGIGFYWPPAEAMIADLTTPEQRNFAFALNRLGDSVGLGFGVAIGGALIALTGSYRLLFIIDGISFVIFYGVIFFVIRESGETERISQSFWQGWRQTLGDYNLWIFCVVNIMFTTYIMQLQSTLPLYLTNFAVNPDDFSITRISGLFSLHIAFAALFQLPVVKILNRLSHIQGLILSFLFWAVGFVFIWLAGNLTEYAFITAILAVLISAIALATYNPPASGFIVKLAPPSLRGIYFAINSQCWAIGNLIGPPLGGFVLDKGANFAHSFWLISSASVSIGIMILLFLQRNMQKKKPHYF; this is translated from the coding sequence ATGACAGATAAAACTCCCCTCGATAGACAAGTATGGATACTGGCAGGGGGCAGGATGTTATTACAATTTGGTACGGGATTCACCCTGTTTTATGCCCCTATTTTCTTTGTAAATGAATTGGGCTTTTCCCCCACATCGGTGGGTATTGCCCTTGGTAGTGCTTCTATATCGGGTATTGTAGGACGTTTTTTGGGGGGCAGTTGGAGCGATTCCCCCGCATGGGGTAGAAAAAAAACCTTGCTTTTATCTGCTTTTATCTCTGCCTTTGCCGATGTCTTCCTCGCTTCTACCTACAATTATCCTACCCTCTTGATTGGTAATTTATTGATGGGATTAGGTATCGGTTTTTATTGGCCCCCCGCCGAGGCGATGATAGCGGATTTAACTACCCCTGAGCAAAGAAATTTTGCCTTCGCCCTCAATCGTCTAGGAGATAGTGTGGGTTTGGGTTTTGGGGTGGCTATCGGGGGGGCTTTAATTGCGCTAACGGGTAGTTATCGACTGTTATTTATCATTGATGGTATTTCTTTTGTTATTTTTTATGGGGTGATTTTTTTCGTCATTCGGGAGTCGGGGGAAACCGAAAGAATCAGTCAATCTTTTTGGCAAGGATGGCGCCAGACGTTGGGGGATTATAATCTATGGATTTTTTGTGTGGTGAATATTATGTTTACTACCTATATCATGCAGTTACAGTCCACTTTGCCCCTTTATTTAACTAATTTTGCGGTTAATCCTGATGATTTTTCCATTACTCGTATCAGTGGGTTATTTAGTCTCCATATTGCTTTTGCTGCCTTATTTCAATTACCCGTGGTTAAAATTCTCAATCGTCTAAGCCACATTCAAGGGTTAATTTTATCGTTTCTTTTTTGGGCAGTGGGTTTTGTGTTTATCTGGTTGGCAGGAAATTTGACAGAGTATGCCTTTATAACTGCTATTTTAGCAGTGTTGATAAGTGCGATCGCCCTTGCCACCTACAATCCCCCTGCCTCTGGATTTATTGTCAAACTAGCCCCCCCATCCCTAAGAGGAATCTATTTCGCCATCAACTCTCAGTGTTGGGCCATAGGTAACTTAATTGGGCCACCCTTGGGGGGGTTTGTACTAGATAAAGGGGCAAATTTTGCCCACAGTTTTTGGTTAATTTCTTCTGCCAGTGTATCTATTGGAATTATGATACTGTTATTTTTACAAAGAAATATGCAAAAGAAAAAACCCCACTATTTTTAA
- a CDS encoding CTP synthase (PFAM: Glutamine amidotransferase class-I; CTP synthase N-terminus~TIGRFAM: CTP synthase~COGs: COG0504 CTP synthase (UTP-ammonia lyase)~InterPro IPR017456:IPR000991:IPR017926:IPR004468~KEGG: cyt:cce_2923 CTP synthetase~PFAM: CTP synthase-like; glutamine amidotransferase class-I~PRIAM: CTP synthase~SPTR: CTP synthase;~TIGRFAM: CTP synthase) — protein MTKFVFVTGGVVSSIGKGIVGASLGRLLKSRNYSVSILKLDPYINVDPGTMSPYQHGEVFVTDDGAETDLDLGHYERFTDTSSSRLNSVTTGSIYQSVINKERRGDYQGATVQVIPHITNEIKDRIHRVAKNNSPDVVITEIGGTVGDIESLPFLEAIRQFRKDVGRDNVLYMHVTLIPWIPAAGELKTKPTQHSVKELRSLGIQPDVLVCRCDRTIPASIKDKIAEFCDVSPEAVITSSDASSIYEVPLILEKEGLAEQILNRLRLENRTPDLERWENLVQKMKSPNYKLQVAIVGKYIQLSDAYLSVVEALIHAGIHGDSEIELCWVDAEDIETNGPDKYLSHVQGILVPGGFGHRGVDGKVKAIQYARENHIPFLGLCLGMQCSVIEWGRNIAHLDRANSAEFDENTPNPVINLLPEQQDVIDLGGTMRLGLYPCRLAPDTLAYSLYKEEVVYERHRHRYEFNNGYRPQFLETGYKVSGTSPDGRLVEIVELPNHPFFIATQFHPEFKSRPNQPHPLFSGFVQACINNL, from the coding sequence ATGACTAAATTTGTATTTGTCACGGGTGGAGTTGTATCTAGTATTGGTAAAGGTATTGTGGGGGCGAGTTTGGGGCGTTTGCTCAAGTCTCGTAACTATTCTGTGTCTATACTCAAGTTAGATCCTTATATTAACGTAGATCCGGGTACCATGAGCCCCTATCAACATGGGGAGGTATTTGTGACGGATGATGGTGCAGAGACGGATTTGGATTTGGGGCATTATGAAAGGTTTACAGATACCTCTAGTTCAAGGTTAAATAGTGTTACCACGGGTTCTATTTATCAGTCGGTAATCAATAAGGAAAGAAGGGGGGATTATCAAGGCGCTACGGTGCAGGTAATTCCTCACATTACCAATGAAATTAAGGATAGAATCCACCGAGTGGCGAAAAACAATAGCCCTGATGTGGTAATCACGGAAATTGGTGGTACGGTGGGAGATATTGAATCCTTGCCTTTTTTGGAGGCGATTCGTCAGTTTAGGAAGGATGTGGGGCGTGATAATGTTTTGTATATGCACGTTACCCTTATTCCTTGGATTCCTGCGGCAGGGGAGTTGAAAACTAAGCCTACTCAACATTCTGTAAAAGAATTACGCTCTTTGGGTATTCAGCCTGATGTGTTGGTTTGTAGGTGCGATCGCACTATACCTGCTAGTATAAAGGATAAGATTGCCGAATTCTGTGATGTTTCCCCCGAGGCAGTGATTACTTCCTCCGATGCTAGTAGCATTTATGAAGTGCCTTTGATTTTGGAAAAAGAAGGATTAGCAGAACAAATTTTGAACAGGCTACGCCTCGAAAATCGTACCCCCGATTTGGAGCGATGGGAGAATTTGGTACAAAAAATGAAGTCTCCTAATTATAAGTTACAAGTTGCGATCGTTGGTAAATATATTCAACTCAGTGACGCTTACTTATCCGTAGTCGAAGCCCTAATTCATGCAGGTATCCATGGAGATAGCGAAATCGAATTGTGTTGGGTAGATGCGGAAGATATAGAAACCAATGGCCCTGATAAATATCTTAGCCATGTACAGGGAATTTTAGTCCCCGGAGGATTTGGACATCGAGGAGTGGATGGAAAAGTAAAAGCCATCCAATATGCTAGAGAAAATCATATCCCCTTCCTCGGTTTATGTTTAGGAATGCAATGCAGTGTCATTGAATGGGGTAGAAATATCGCCCATCTTGACAGGGCAAATAGTGCCGAGTTTGATGAAAATACCCCTAACCCCGTTATTAATCTATTACCCGAACAACAAGACGTAATCGATTTAGGTGGTACAATGCGACTAGGTTTATATCCTTGCCGTCTCGCCCCAGATACCCTTGCCTATTCCCTTTACAAAGAAGAGGTGGTTTATGAGCGTCATCGTCACCGTTATGAGTTTAATAATGGTTATCGCCCCCAATTTTTGGAAACAGGTTATAAAGTCAGTGGCACATCTCCCGATGGGCGTTTAGTGGAAATTGTCGAGTTACCAAACCATCCTTTTTTCATTGCCACCCAATTCCATCCTGAGTTTAAATCTCGCCCCAACCAACCTCATCCTCTCTTTTCTGGATTTGTACAAGCCTGTATCAACAATCTTTAG
- a CDS encoding hypothetical protein (KEGG: ava:Ava_2463 hypothetical protein~SPTR: Putative uncharacterized protein), translating to MPTIYDGDVRNILIKDYLAEDLEIYFRDINFDDYLIINQKNLLPSWEQKIKSLGFFLFKSQVNLVNNSLAEEQEKERLLRVFLLIGRKIYNDCQLNKTFIEVISSDTGLPIYSKKGTDFFSLPLLIERYLNKIKRVDNCCGLSHPHWGRAMYPCLIVSSASCEKLREIININAIQIETNT from the coding sequence ATGCCCACCATATACGATGGTGATGTGAGAAATATTTTGATTAAAGATTATTTGGCAGAAGATTTAGAAATTTATTTTAGGGATATTAATTTCGATGATTATTTAATTATTAATCAGAAAAACCTTTTACCAAGTTGGGAGCAAAAGATTAAAAGTTTAGGATTTTTTTTGTTTAAATCTCAAGTAAATTTAGTTAATAATTCCTTAGCAGAAGAGCAAGAAAAAGAAAGATTATTAAGGGTGTTTCTACTGATTGGGCGAAAAATATATAATGATTGTCAACTAAATAAAACTTTTATTGAAGTTATTTCCTCCGATACAGGATTACCCATTTATAGTAAAAAAGGAACAGATTTTTTTAGTTTACCTTTACTCATTGAACGTTATTTAAATAAAATTAAAAGGGTAGATAATTGTTGTGGATTAAGTCATCCCCACTGGGGTAGGGCAATGTATCCTTGTTTGATAGTTTCCTCGGCTTCTTGTGAAAAATTAAGAGAAATAATAAATATTAATGCTATCCAAATTGAAACAAATACCTAG